Proteins co-encoded in one Amaranthus tricolor cultivar Red isolate AtriRed21 chromosome 7, ASM2621246v1, whole genome shotgun sequence genomic window:
- the LOC130817685 gene encoding calcium-binding protein KRP1-like, with amino-acid sequence MALIDTILDFEDYFPSMITRLGSQAFLNELYMGFLLLMDVEKGVITFESLKKNSYLLGLHDLGDEEILCMLKEGDIDGDGALSQMEFCILMFRLSPGLMDESRLCMMDFGGGLPIMA; translated from the coding sequence ATGGCTCTAATTGATACAATCCTAGATTTTGAGGACTATTTTCCATCAATGATTACAAGATTAGGGTCACAAGCATTTCTTAATGAGTTATATATGGGATTTCTTCTATTAATGGATGTTGAAAAAGGGGTTATTACATTtgagagcttgaagaagaactCATATTTGTTGGGTTTACATGATTTGGGAGATGAAGAGATTTTATGTATGCTTAAAGAAGGAGATATAGATGGGGATGGTGCCCTTAGTCAAATGGAATTTTGTATTCTTATGTTTAGGTTAAGTCCTGGTCTTATGGATGAGTCTAGGCTTTGTATGATGGATTTTGGTGGTGGACTTCCTATTATGGCTTAG
- the LOC130818683 gene encoding uncharacterized protein LOC130818683, producing the protein MDFVVGLPRTRKGFDSIWVVVDRLTKVSRFIPMKETWSMKQLADAYVKESVRLHGIPKSIISDRDPRHLSHFLEQLQEAFGTTLKFSIAFHPASDGQTERTIQTLEDMLRFHHSSIQMSPYEALYGRKCRMPICWEDLDRIVPVGPELIQESMEQVSPTPDVKCFGIGGKLSPKFIGPYEKYFHDPSHMLTSEHLQLDENLSYEERPLKIMDKRDKVLRNQTIPLVEVLWTNHRVEEATWERELNMRKRFPQLF; encoded by the exons ATGGACTTCGTAGTAGGATTACCCAGGACAAGGAAGGGTTTTGATTCAATTTGGGTGGTGGTAGACCGTTTGACTAAGGTGTCGAGATTTATTCCGATGAAGGAAACGTGGAGCATGAAGCAGCTAGCCGACGCATACGTCAAAGAAAGCGTTCGACTTCATGGTATACCTAAAAGTATCATCTCAGATAGAGACCCTCGACATTTGTCACACTTTTTGGAGCAATTACAAGAAGCCTTCGGGACAACATTGAAATTCAGCATCGCTTTTCATCCAGCGTCTGACGGCCAAACCGAGAGAACAATCCAAACATTGGAAGACATGTTGAGATT CCACCACTCCAGCATTCAGATGTCCCCGTATGAAGCACTATATGGACGTAAATGTAGAATGCCAATCTGTTGGGAAGATCTAGATCGCATAGTTCCTGTTGGTCCCGAATTGATTCAAGAATCCATGGAGCAG GTATCTCCTACTCCTGACGTTAAATGTTTTGGGATTGGCGGAAAGCTCAGTCCGAAGTTCATTGGTCCTTATGAG AAATACTTCCATGATCCCTCACACATGTTAACATCTGAACATCTACAGTTAGATGAGAACCTCAGTTATGAAGAACGACCACTAAAAATCATGGATAAACGAGACAAAGTCTTGAGAAATCAGACCATTCCTTTAGTCGAGGTACTATGGACAAATCACAGAGTGGAAGAAGCAACATGGGAAAGAGAGTTAAATATGCGTAAACGCTTCCCTCAATTATTTTGA
- the LOC130818684 gene encoding zinc finger protein CONSTANS-LIKE 9-like produces the protein MKNMKKGCELCGLPATTYCESDRASLCWHCDGKVHEANFLVIKHIRTLLCHLCQNPTPWTASGPTLPPSLSFCLACASSQSTHLMIMPQHHHHHDGHGHDDGHDKEEERDDSIHVDDDDNQVVPLTSNCSSLPSSSIGSMNNSNTSITTDGVDDDDDDEEEDGEKSVSMIPSSLKCRRKFYMDS, from the exons atgaagaacatgAAGAAAGGTTGTGAGTTATGTGGTTTACCTGCCACAACATATTGTGAATCAGATAGAGCAAGCTTATGTTGGCATTGTGATGGCAAAGTTCATGAAGCAAATTTCTTGGTTATTAAACATATTAGAACTCTTCTTTGTCATCTTTGTCAAAATCCTACTCCTTGGACTGCTTCTGGTCCCACTTTACCTCCTTCTTTATCTTTTTGTCTTGCTTGTGCTTCTTCTCAATCTACCCATCTCATGATCATgcctcaacatcatcatcatcatgatggTCATGGTCATGATGATGGGCATGATA aagaagaagaaagagatGATTCCATtcatgttgatgatgatgataatcagGTTGTTCCATTGACATCTAATTGCTCATCTCTACCATCATCATCAATTGGGTCTATGAATAATTCTAACACTAGTATTACTACTGATggtgttgatgatgatgatgatgatgaggaggaGGATGGTGAAAAGAGTGTATCAATGATACCATCATCATTAAAGTGTAGGAGGAAGTTTTATATGGATTCCTGA